The Flavobacterium sp. N2270 genome contains the following window.
CTTCGCCTGTTTATTTTAATTCAACATCTAGTGGTTCGGCTATAGATGAGCAATTTAAGGACAATTCTAAATCATATGAAAATTCATTAAGTTTTGGTTTAGGTCTAGAATATGAAATGTCTAATAAGTTTAGTTTAAAATCAGGAGTAAATACATTAGCTTTTAATTATTCAACAAACGATGTTTATTACACAACCACTTTACGCTCTGTAAATTATAATGTTAAGACAATAGAAAGAAATAGAAATGGTGAAAACATTATTTTAGCCAATAAACAAGCAATGAGTAATAGCAATGATGTTGAAAATTACGTTCAAAACAACACAGGTTCTTTAAGTCAAAATATTAGTTACATAGAAATTCCATTAGAGTTAAACTATAAATTGTTAGATAAAAAATTTGGAATTAATTTAGTAGGAGGAATGAGTACTCTTTTTTTAAATTCTAATTCCGTATCATTGGTTTCAAATGGAACAGAAATGGAAATAGGTAAAGCAAATAATTTAAACAATATACATTTTAGTAGTAATGTCGGTTTGGGTTTTAAATATGCGTTTTGGAAATCTTTTCAAGCAAATTTTCAACCAATGTTTAAATACCAAATCAATACTTTTAGTAATGATTCTGGAAATTTCAAGCCTTATTTTATAGGATTGTATTCTGGGATAAGTTTTAGTTTTTAAGCTTTGTTGGTTAAGCTTAAGTTAAGTTTGTTTCAAATCCCATACTTTTGAAACTTAAAAAGTCTCGCAATTTGCGAGACTTTTTTTAGTTAATTATTAAAAGTATTTAGTTGTTCTAAAATAATAGTTCTTACTTCGTCTTTTACTTTTCCTTTGTCTTCAATAACAAGGTTTTGAGTTTCTATTGCTTTGTGAACTTTTACGCGCATTTTTCCCGGGCTTCCACTTAAAAAAGTAAACGAAAAACGTTTTTTATTATCGGCAAATGTCATAGGTATAACAGCAATTTTGTGCTCAATAGCTAATCTAAATGCACCGTCTTTAAAAGTATCTAAAACTATACTTTCATCATCAGGAACTCCACCTTCAGGAAAAATACAAATACTTAATCCTTGATGAAGTCTTTTTTGAGCCAATTCAAACACTTTAAACCTACTTTTACTACTACTTCTGTCAACCAATATACATACACGTTTATAGAAAAAACCAAAAACAGGAATTTTTACTAATTCTCTTTTTCCTACAAAAACAAAAGGATTATCTTTTACAACTGCCAACATCAGCATAATATCTGTCATTGAGGTATGATTGGCAACAAGCATATAACTTTTTCCTTTTTCAAGCTGTTGTTCAAAATCAATTTTATAGTAAAAACCCATTCCAAATAAAATTAATTTTCCCCAAAAACGAGCAACTTTATAAAACTGAGGATAGGTTTTGTCAGATAAAACCAAAACAAACAGAACTGGAAATAAAACAATAATAGGAGCCATTATCAACACATAAAACCAAATGCGCCAAAGAATCCAAAAGACTATTTTAAATAATTTCATTTACAATATTTTAAAACCCAACTTTCGGGCATTTTTTAAATTACATTCCTGCTGTTCGTTTTAGTTACTGAAACAAGTTCAGTAAGCTATCACTTCCATCAGGGTTAGAGCACAAACTAATTACCTTTTTTATATGAAGGTCAAAAATAGCAATATTCTTCAACCTTTTAGCATTACTCTTTTACCATTTGGGTAAAAAACCTATTTTTGTACAAAATATATAAAAATGGCAAAAATATTAACGGGAGTTCAAAGTACAGGAACTCCACATTTAGGAAATTTATTAGGAGCAATTATTCCGGCAATTAAAATGGCAAATGACCCTAATAACGAACCGTTTTTGTTTATTGCTGACTTACATTCAATTACTCAAATTAAAGACGGAAAAACGCTTCGCGAAAACACTTACAGTACTGCTGCGGCTTGGTTAGCTTGTGGTTTAGATGTGAATAAAGTGGTTTTTTATCGTCAATCAGATGTTCCGCAAACTACCGAATTATCTTGGTATTTAAGTTGTTTCTTTCCGTTTCAACGTTTAACATTAGCACATTCGTTTAAAGATAAAGCAGATAGATTAGATGATGTTAATGCAGGTTTGTTTACTTATCCAATGCTTATGGCGGCCGATATTTTATTATACGATGCAGAATTAGTACCAGTTGGAAAAGATCAATTACAGCATTTAGAAATTACCCGCGATGTGGCTTCTCGTTTCAATCATCAAATGGGAGAAACATTTGTTTTGCCTGAAGCTAAAATTGACGAAGGAACTATGATTATTCCAGGAACAAATGGTGGAAAAATGAGTAAATCGGCAAATAATTTTATCAATATATTTTTAGATGATAAAGCTTTGCGAAAACAAATAATGTCTATTGAAACAGATAGTACACCACTTGAAGAACCAAAAAACCCAGATACTTGTAATTGTTTTACTTTATATAAACTATTAGCTTCTCCAGTTCAAATAGAAAAAATGCGCGCTAATTATGAAGGTGGAAACTACGGATACGGACATGCAAAACAAGAATTATTTGAACTTATCGTTGAAAAGTTCGCTACCGAAAGAGAAAAATACAATTACTACATTAACAATTTAGAAGAAGTAGACGCTTTGTTGTTAAAAGGAGCTGAAAAAGCAAGTAAAGTGGCCAATGGCGTTTTACAACGTGTTCGAACGAAACTAGGTTATTAGTATTCAAAATATAAAAGCAAAAAAGTCCTGCATTGCAGGACTTTTTTTATTGTGAAGAAACTAATTGCTCAACTTCATTTTTCTGTTCTCTATATTTTAATTGTAATTCTGAATTTTCCCCCATTCGGTTATAATATTCTAATGCTTTGTTGGCAAATGCTTTTTTATGAAAATCAGTTAATTCAGGAATTAAAGGAAATTCTTTGTGAAATAAATTTTCATAATAAGCCTGCCATTCGCGTTCGTTTTTATCTTCAACAATACTTATCTTATATTTTTGTTTTACATGCAACATTTCATGTGCCAATAAGTTTAGATTTAAAACCAATGGAAATTCAAAAGTGTTTTCGGGAATTCTAATAATTTGAGGTTTTCCAAAAACACCTTCGGTTGTAAACAATATAAAACTGGGTTCGGCTTTTTCTCTCAATTCAAAACCTTTAAAATTAGGATGTTCTAATTCGTAGTTTTTAATTAAAAATTCAGCCGCTTCAATAGTCATTTCTAAATCATGAAACTTTTTTATAGTAAACTCAATTTCTTCAAATGGCATCATATTCAAGTACAAATTTAAATTTCAAAAATCAACAACAAGTTTGAAACTTGAAATTGTTATTGATTTTGTGTTTTTAAAGCGTTTCTTTCAACCATTTAAAAAATTCGCGTTGCCAAACCAACCCATTTTGTGGTTTTAAAACCCAATGATTTTCTTCAGGGAATAGCATAAATCGGCTCTTAATTCCTTTTAATTGTGCTGCTTGAAATGCTTCTTGACTTTGTCCAATAGGAACTCTATAGTCCTTCGCTCCTTGGATAATGAATATAGGCGTATTCCAGTTGTTTACTAAATTAATTGGGTTGAATTCGTTAACTGCTTTTTGTGCAGAAACATTTTCTTTTTCCCAATAAGCGCCACCCATATCCCAATTGGTAAAGAATACTTCTTCTGTAGTTCCATACATACTTTGTGTGTTGAAAATTCCAGCGTGAGCAATAAATGTTTTAAATCTGTTTTTGTGAATTCCAGCTAAATAAAACACCGAATATCCGCCATAACTTGCGCCAACCGCACCCAATCGTTCATTATCAACATAAGATTCTTTTGCAACATCATCAATAGCGCTTAAATAATCGTCCATTGCTTGTCCGCCCCAATCTTTACTAATTTGTTCGTTCCATTCTACACCATGACCCGGCATTCCACGTCTATTTGGAGCCACAATAATATAACCTTGTGAAGCCATTACTTGAAAATTCCATCTAAATGAATAAAACTGAGATAATGCGCCTTGCGGTCCACCTTGACAATATAAAAGTGTTGGATATTTCTTTTTTGCATCAAAATTTGGAGGTAAAATAACCCAAACCAACATCTCTTTCCCATCGGTAGTTTTTACCATTCGTTTTTCAACCTTTGGTAAAGCTAATTTTGAATATACTTCTGTATTTATATTGGTAATTTGTTTCCAAGAATTTTTCTTTAAATCAAAACTGAATATTTCATTGGCATGATTCATATCGCTTTGGGTAACCAAAACAGTGTTTTCATGAAGACCTATAATTTGGTTCACATCAAATTGACCTTCTGTAATTTGACGAACTCGAACTGCAATTTTTGTTAATCCTGGAAAGTTGACTTCAAACAATTGCTTTGTTCCATCAACTGGCGCTAAGAAATACACTTTTTTGCCGTCTTTACTCCAAGTAAAACTATCTACAGTACCATCCCAATTTGATGTTAAGTTTATGTCTAATCCTTTGTGACGAACAATGATGTCGTTTTTATCGGCTTCAAAACCATCGCGTTTCATTTGCAACCAAGATAAATCTCCGTTAGGTGAAAACTGTGGAGCAACATCATAACCTAAATTCTGTTCAGTTAAGTTTTTAGTTGTTTTTGAAGTTAAATCGTATTCATACAAATTGGTATTTGTTGAAGTAGCATAAGCCGTTCCTATTTTCTTTTTAGATACGTAAATTACTTTAGAACCATCAGGCGACCAAATATAATCTTCATCTCCACCAAAAGGTTTTTGAGGTGCGTCATATGGTTCGTCTTTCATGATGTCTATTTCTTCTCCATTTGAATTGGTTAAAATTACATGATTATGATTTCCGTGATTAAAAGTATCCCAATGACGATAGTCAAGTGCATCATAAATTTTAACATCACTTTTTTCTAACTCTGGATAAAAATCCTTTCCATCAACTTTATTTATTTTCACTTCTTTATCTGAAAGTGTCCATTTTCCATCTGCGGAAATGTTTTTATCGTTAATTAGACTTTTATATTCTTTAAGTTCTATGGCTTTTCCGCCAGAAACAGGAATGCTATAGTATTTGGAATTGGATTTATTTTCTTCAACCGAAGGGGTACTTACTTTATAAATGATGTTTTTCCCATCTTTAGAAATTCCAAGAGGAGAAACTTTACCTAATTTCCATAATAATTCAGGAGTCATTATATCTTGTGCGGTCATTGTTAAACTAGTTATACTTAAAATTAAAATTAAATACTTTTTCATTCTTATAAATTTAATATCTAGGCTAAAATTACTGATTTTTTGAAAAATATCCCTATTTTCACGTTTTAAAATAGAAAGTATACAATATGAAGAAACTGGCACTGCATTGGCAAATATTACTAGGAATGTTATTAGGGGTATTATTTGCTTTTATTTTAATACAATTTGATTGGGGAAAACAAGTAATTGTTGACTGGGTAAAACCTTTTGGTAACATATTTATCAATTTATTAAAACTTATTGCAGTTCCGTTAATTTTAGCTTCTTTAATTAAGGGTGTTTCTGATTTAAAAGATATTTCAAAACTTTCTCAAATGGGTGGAAGAACCATTGGGTTATATATTCTTACAACAGTTTTTGCGGTTTCTATAGGTTTGGTTGTAGTAAATGTTATTAAACCGGGAAGTTTTATTTCTGAAGAAACAAGAACAGAATTGGTAGGTAGTTATTCTAACGATGCCAATTCAAAAATCGCCGCTGCGGAAAACCAAAAAGAAGCAGGACCGCTTCAAGCATTAGAAGATATTGTTCCAAGTAATATTGTCGGTGCAGCGGCAGATAATGGAAATATGCTTCAAGTAATTTTCTTTGCAGTTTTCTTTGGAATTGCATTAATACTAATTCCTGCAGAACAAGCCATGCCTGTAAAAGCATTTTTTGATGGATTCAATGAAGCAATTCTAAAAATGATTGATATTATAATGCTTGCAGCGCCTTTTGGGGTTTTCGCATTATTAGCATCTTTAGTAGCAGAATCTCCAAGTCTAGATTTATTTAAAGCACTTGGAATGTATGGTTTAACCGTTGTTTTAGGTTTAGCTATTATGATAGGAATTTATCTCCTAATTGTAAAAGTGCTTACTAATAGAAGCCCAAAATTTTTCCTTAACGGAATTGCTCCTGCCCAATTATTAGCATTTTCTACAAGTTCTAGTGCGGCTACTTTACCAGTCACAATGGAAAGAGTGGTTGATAATTTAGGAGTTGATGATGAGGTAGCGAGTTTTGTACTGCCAATAGGAGCCACAATTAATATGGACGGTACAAGTTTGTATCAAGCCGTTGCGGCGGTTTTTATTGCACAAGCATTTGGTATGGATTTAAGTTTTGGAGTTCAGTTAGGAATTATAGCAACAGCAACATTAGCATCAATTGGAAGTGCTGCAGTACCTGGAGCAGGAATGGTTATGTTGGTAATTGTATTGGCGCAAGCTGGAATTCCTGAAGCCGGATTGGCGCTTATTTTTGCAATAGATAGGCCATTAGATATGTGTAGAACAATGGTTAATGTAACTGGTGATGCAGCTGTATCGATGGTTGTTGCAAAATCCGTTGATAAACTAGAATAACTAATTCCTTTTTTACATACATTTACTGAATAATTTAAAAAATCAGTGAAAAACAATAAATTATTCGTTGCTATTATTGTAGCTTTAATTTTAGGGGTTTTTGCAGGAGCAATTACTCATTATTATTACCCAAGTTTTCAAGAAGAATTTTCAAAAAATGTAAAATTATTAGGAACCATTTTTATTAGGATGGTTCAAATGATAATTGCGCCATTAGTTTTTTCAACATTAGTTGTAGGAATAGCAAAAATGGGCGATTTAAAAATGGTTGGCAGAGTAGGAGCTAAAGCAATGGCTTGGTTTGTAACAGCTTCATTAATTTCATTATTACTTGGGTTAGTTTTAGTTAATACTTTAAATCCTGGTAAAAAAACGGAAATTTCATTAGATCAATTAGATGGAGCTTCTGAAATAATTGAAAAAACACAAACGTTTTCATTGGAAGAGTTTGTAAAACATTTAGTGCCTAAAAGTATTTTTGAAGCAATGGCAACTAATGAAATTCTGCAAATTGTAATTTTTTCAATTTTATTTGGTATAGCCTTAGCTTCATTAGGTAGAAAAGGAAAATTAATTATTTCTTCATTAGACACCTTGTCTCATGTAATTCTTAAAATGGTAACCTATATTATGTGGGTTGCACCATTTGGTGTTTTTGGGTCAGTCGCCGCGGCTGTAGCTAAACATGGATTTGGTATTTTTGAATTATATGCACATTATTTAATAGCATTCGTAATAGGTATTGCCGTTTTATGGATTATACTTTTAATCGTTGGTTATTTGTTTTTAGGTAAAAGATTATTCATTTTACTTCAAAGAATTAAAAACCCATTATTAATAGCTTTTTCTACTACAAGTTCTGAAGCTGTTTTTCCAAAATTAGTTGAAGAATTAGAGCGTTTTGGTTGTCAAAATAAAATAGTTTCCTTTACTTTACCATTAGGTTATTCATTTAACTTAGATGGAAGCATGATGTACATGACTTTTGCAAGTGTTTTTATTGCTCAAGTTTATGGTATTGATATGTCTGTTGGAGAGCAATTAACAATGTTACTTGTTCTTATGCTAACTAGTAAAGGAGTTGCTGGGGTACCTCGTGCTTCTTTAATAGTAATTGTTGCAACATGTGCTATGTTTGGAATTCCTCCCGAAGGAATCGCTTTAATATTGCCAATTGATCATTTTTGTGATATGGCTAGGAGTATGACAAATGTATTAGGAAATTCGTTAGCAACAGCTGTAATCGATAAATGGGAAACTAAACCAATTAATAATGAATGAATTTCACTGGACAAAATTATTTAACCCAGAGTTTTATATAACGATGGAAATAAATGGAATTCCTATAGGGATTTACATGGTTTTGTTCATTGTGTTTGCCGAAACAGGTTTATTTGCTGGTTTCTTTTTACCAGGAGATAGTTTGTTGTTTTTATCAGGAATTTATACCAGAGAATTAGTGGAAACATTCTTTTTAATTCCAAGTGATTTATCAAATGTTACTATTCTTTCTTTACTTATTGCAACTGCCGCTACTTTAGGAAATGTTTTTGGATATTGGTTTGGATCAAGAAGCGGGCAATTTTTATACAATAAAGAAGATAGTTTCTTTTTTAAGAAAAAATATTTAATAGAATCTCAAATATTTTTTGAAAAACATGGAGGAAAAGCAATCATTTTTGCTCGTTTCTTACCTATAATTAGAACTTTTGTACCCATCATAGCTGGAATTGTTCACATGAAAAAAAGTAAGTTTATGTTGTATAACATTCTTAGTTCTTTACTGTGGTCGTTTACTTTAGTTTTTGCAGGACATTATCTTTATAATATATTTCTAGAGCAATTTGATATCGATTTGAAAAAGCATATTGAAACGATTATTCTTACACTAATTGCAATTACAACATTTCCTTTAGTTTGGAACTATTTCAAGCAAAAAAAACTTCTTAAAAATAAAGAATAATGCAGTTGAGTTATTGGGAATTAAAAAATTGGTTTACCAATGTCGATTATACAATTGTAGGTAGTGGAATTGTTGGATTACATTGTGCGTTAGCACTCAGAGATAAATTTCCAAAAGCAAAAATTCTTGTTTTAGAAAAAGGAATTTTACCACAAGGAGCAAGTACAAAAAATGCTGGATTTGCTTGTTTTGGAAGTATTTCAGAAATTATAGACGATTTAAAAACCCATACAGAAGAAGAAGTAATTCAATTGGTTCAAAAAAGAATTCAAGGGCTAAAATTACTTCGAAATCGTTTAGGAGATAATGTTGTCGATTTCAAACCTTACGGCGGTTACGAGCTATTTTTAAAAAACGACGAAGCTTTTTATAACGAATGTATTCAAAAGTTACCCTTTATAAATGACATTTTAAAACCTTTATTTAAAGCCGATGTTTTTGCAAAAGAAATAGATCGATTTAATTTTCAAAATATTTTCGAAAATCTAATTTTCAATCCGTTTGAAGGACAAATTGATACCGGAAATATGATGCAAGCTTTATTAAAGGAAGCCATTTCAAAAGATATTCTGATTTTAAATCAGCAAAACGTGACTTCTTTTCAAGATTTAAATGATAAAGTTAAGGTTGTTACCAATGAAATTTCG
Protein-coding sequences here:
- a CDS encoding lysophospholipid acyltransferase family protein produces the protein MKLFKIVFWILWRIWFYVLIMAPIIVLFPVLFVLVLSDKTYPQFYKVARFWGKLILFGMGFYYKIDFEQQLEKGKSYMLVANHTSMTDIMLMLAVVKDNPFVFVGKRELVKIPVFGFFYKRVCILVDRSSSKSRFKVFELAQKRLHQGLSICIFPEGGVPDDESIVLDTFKDGAFRLAIEHKIAVIPMTFADNKKRFSFTFLSGSPGKMRVKVHKAIETQNLVIEDKGKVKDEVRTIILEQLNTFNN
- the trpS gene encoding tryptophan--tRNA ligase, translated to MAKILTGVQSTGTPHLGNLLGAIIPAIKMANDPNNEPFLFIADLHSITQIKDGKTLRENTYSTAAAWLACGLDVNKVVFYRQSDVPQTTELSWYLSCFFPFQRLTLAHSFKDKADRLDDVNAGLFTYPMLMAADILLYDAELVPVGKDQLQHLEITRDVASRFNHQMGETFVLPEAKIDEGTMIIPGTNGGKMSKSANNFINIFLDDKALRKQIMSIETDSTPLEEPKNPDTCNCFTLYKLLASPVQIEKMRANYEGGNYGYGHAKQELFELIVEKFATEREKYNYYINNLEEVDALLLKGAEKASKVANGVLQRVRTKLGY
- a CDS encoding S9 family peptidase; translated protein: MKKYLILILSITSLTMTAQDIMTPELLWKLGKVSPLGISKDGKNIIYKVSTPSVEENKSNSKYYSIPVSGGKAIELKEYKSLINDKNISADGKWTLSDKEVKINKVDGKDFYPELEKSDVKIYDALDYRHWDTFNHGNHNHVILTNSNGEEIDIMKDEPYDAPQKPFGGDEDYIWSPDGSKVIYVSKKKIGTAYATSTNTNLYEYDLTSKTTKNLTEQNLGYDVAPQFSPNGDLSWLQMKRDGFEADKNDIIVRHKGLDINLTSNWDGTVDSFTWSKDGKKVYFLAPVDGTKQLFEVNFPGLTKIAVRVRQITEGQFDVNQIIGLHENTVLVTQSDMNHANEIFSFDLKKNSWKQITNINTEVYSKLALPKVEKRMVKTTDGKEMLVWVILPPNFDAKKKYPTLLYCQGGPQGALSQFYSFRWNFQVMASQGYIIVAPNRRGMPGHGVEWNEQISKDWGGQAMDDYLSAIDDVAKESYVDNERLGAVGASYGGYSVFYLAGIHKNRFKTFIAHAGIFNTQSMYGTTEEVFFTNWDMGGAYWEKENVSAQKAVNEFNPINLVNNWNTPIFIIQGAKDYRVPIGQSQEAFQAAQLKGIKSRFMLFPEENHWVLKPQNGLVWQREFFKWLKETL
- a CDS encoding dicarboxylate/amino acid:cation symporter, translating into MKKLALHWQILLGMLLGVLFAFILIQFDWGKQVIVDWVKPFGNIFINLLKLIAVPLILASLIKGVSDLKDISKLSQMGGRTIGLYILTTVFAVSIGLVVVNVIKPGSFISEETRTELVGSYSNDANSKIAAAENQKEAGPLQALEDIVPSNIVGAAADNGNMLQVIFFAVFFGIALILIPAEQAMPVKAFFDGFNEAILKMIDIIMLAAPFGVFALLASLVAESPSLDLFKALGMYGLTVVLGLAIMIGIYLLIVKVLTNRSPKFFLNGIAPAQLLAFSTSSSAATLPVTMERVVDNLGVDDEVASFVLPIGATINMDGTSLYQAVAAVFIAQAFGMDLSFGVQLGIIATATLASIGSAAVPGAGMVMLVIVLAQAGIPEAGLALIFAIDRPLDMCRTMVNVTGDAAVSMVVAKSVDKLE
- a CDS encoding dicarboxylate/amino acid:cation symporter; this encodes MKNNKLFVAIIVALILGVFAGAITHYYYPSFQEEFSKNVKLLGTIFIRMVQMIIAPLVFSTLVVGIAKMGDLKMVGRVGAKAMAWFVTASLISLLLGLVLVNTLNPGKKTEISLDQLDGASEIIEKTQTFSLEEFVKHLVPKSIFEAMATNEILQIVIFSILFGIALASLGRKGKLIISSLDTLSHVILKMVTYIMWVAPFGVFGSVAAAVAKHGFGIFELYAHYLIAFVIGIAVLWIILLIVGYLFLGKRLFILLQRIKNPLLIAFSTTSSEAVFPKLVEELERFGCQNKIVSFTLPLGYSFNLDGSMMYMTFASVFIAQVYGIDMSVGEQLTMLLVLMLTSKGVAGVPRASLIVIVATCAMFGIPPEGIALILPIDHFCDMARSMTNVLGNSLATAVIDKWETKPINNE
- a CDS encoding DedA family protein; its protein translation is MNEFHWTKLFNPEFYITMEINGIPIGIYMVLFIVFAETGLFAGFFLPGDSLLFLSGIYTRELVETFFLIPSDLSNVTILSLLIATAATLGNVFGYWFGSRSGQFLYNKEDSFFFKKKYLIESQIFFEKHGGKAIIFARFLPIIRTFVPIIAGIVHMKKSKFMLYNILSSLLWSFTLVFAGHYLYNIFLEQFDIDLKKHIETIILTLIAITTFPLVWNYFKQKKLLKNKE
- a CDS encoding NAD(P)/FAD-dependent oxidoreductase yields the protein MQLSYWELKNWFTNVDYTIVGSGIVGLHCALALRDKFPKAKILVLEKGILPQGASTKNAGFACFGSISEIIDDLKTHTEEEVIQLVQKRIQGLKLLRNRLGDNVVDFKPYGGYELFLKNDEAFYNECIQKLPFINDILKPLFKADVFAKEIDRFNFQNIFENLIFNPFEGQIDTGNMMQALLKEAISKDILILNQQNVTSFQDLNDKVKVVTNEISFVTNKLLFATNGFASELTNNKVQPARAQVLITKPIENLDIKGTFHLDKGYYYFRNIGNRILFGGGRNLDFDGETTTDLSQSKIIQDKLEELLKTVILPHQNFEIEHRWSGVMGVGNHKKPIVEQLSNNVFCGVRLGGMGVAIGSLIGKELADLV